The following are encoded in a window of Streptomyces sp. SAT1 genomic DNA:
- a CDS encoding polysaccharide deacetylase family protein, translating to MRPRPRPRRTAAGLLAAVLLLAGCASSVDPIQRLGRKAAQRVASPAAASDRQPYRRWGLAAPLPAPPRPPARPAAATARPAGPPPVVDHVDTPDRVVFLTYDDGAERDARFIVMVRELRLPVSMFLTDSIAGPGYGHFARLRSAGAALENHTLEHPALRGLPYAGQRAEICGQRDKLHARFGVRSRLFRPPYGSYDATTRRAAAACGVSALVLWRASLTETGLRFTHGRHALRPGDILLVTSDDDDLDGPTLRERTTRLLREIQRDRLTVARLQDYL from the coding sequence GTGAGACCGCGGCCCCGGCCGCGGCGCACGGCCGCGGGCCTGCTCGCGGCCGTGCTGCTGCTGGCCGGCTGCGCCTCGTCCGTCGACCCGATCCAGCGCCTGGGCCGCAAGGCCGCGCAGCGGGTCGCCTCGCCGGCCGCGGCCTCCGACCGGCAGCCGTACCGCCGCTGGGGCCTCGCGGCCCCGCTGCCCGCGCCGCCGCGCCCGCCCGCCCGGCCGGCGGCCGCCACCGCCCGCCCCGCAGGACCGCCCCCGGTGGTCGACCACGTCGACACTCCCGACCGGGTCGTCTTCCTCACCTACGACGACGGCGCCGAGCGCGACGCGCGCTTCATCGTCATGGTCCGCGAACTGCGCCTGCCCGTCAGCATGTTCCTCACCGACAGCATCGCCGGACCCGGCTACGGCCACTTCGCGCGCCTGCGCTCGGCCGGCGCGGCGCTGGAGAACCACACCCTGGAGCACCCCGCCCTGCGCGGTCTGCCCTACGCCGGCCAGCGCGCCGAGATCTGCGGCCAGCGGGACAAGCTGCACGCCCGCTTCGGCGTCCGCTCCCGGCTGTTCCGGCCGCCCTACGGCTCCTACGACGCCACCACCCGGCGCGCCGCCGCCGCCTGCGGGGTGTCCGCGCTCGTCCTGTGGCGCGCCTCGCTGACCGAGACCGGGCTCCGCTTCACCCACGGCCGGCACGCCCTGCGCCCCGGCGACATCCTGCTGGTCACCTCGGACGACGACGACCTCGACGGGCCGACCCTGCGCGAGCGCACCACCCGCCTGCTGCGCGAGATCCAGCGGGACCGGCTGACGGTGGCGAGGCTCCAGGACTACCTGTGA
- the groES gene encoding co-chaperone GroES, with product MTTASSKVAIKPLEDRIVVQPLDAEQTTASGLVIPDTAKEKPQEGVVLAVGPGRFEDGNRLPLDVKVGDVVLYSKYGGTEVKYNNEEYLVLSARDVLAIIEK from the coding sequence GTGACGACCGCCAGCTCCAAGGTTGCCATCAAGCCGCTCGAGGACCGCATTGTGGTCCAGCCGCTCGACGCCGAGCAGACCACGGCCTCTGGCCTGGTCATCCCGGACACCGCGAAGGAGAAGCCCCAGGAGGGCGTCGTCCTCGCCGTGGGTCCGGGCCGCTTCGAGGACGGCAACCGTCTTCCGCTCGACGTCAAGGTCGGCGACGTCGTGCTCTACAGCAAGTACGGCGGCACCGAGGTGAAGTACAACAACGAGGAGTACCTCGTTCTCTCGGCCCGCGACGTCCTCGCGATCATCGAGAAGTAA
- the groL gene encoding chaperonin GroEL (60 kDa chaperone family; promotes refolding of misfolded polypeptides especially under stressful conditions; forms two stacked rings of heptamers to form a barrel-shaped 14mer; ends can be capped by GroES; misfolded proteins enter the barrel where they are refolded when GroES binds), translating to MAKILKFDEDARRALERGVNKLADTVKVTIGPKGRNVVIDKKFGAPTITNDGVTIAREVEIEDPYENLGAQLVKEVATKTNDIAGDGTTTATVLAQALVREGLKNVAAGASPALLKKGIDAAVKAVSDDLLASARPIDEKSDIAAVAALSAQDQQVGELIAEAMDKVGKDGVITVEESNTFGLELDFTEGMAFDKGYLSPYFVTDQERMEAVLDDPYILINQGKISSIADLLPLLEKIIQANASKPLLIIAEDVEGEALSTLVVNKIRGTFNAVAVKAPGFGDRRKAMLQDMAVLTGATVISEEVGLKLDQVGLDVLGSARRITVTKDDTTIVDGAGKKDEVEGRIAQIKAEIETTDSDWDREKLQERLAKLAGGVCVIKVGAATEVELKEKKHRLEDAISATRAAVEEGIVSGGGSALVHAVKVLEGNLDKTGDEATGVSVVRRAAVEPLRWIAENAGLEGYVIVSKVAELEKGSGYNAATGEYGDLVKAGVIDPVKVTRSALENAASIASLLLTTETLVVEKKEEEEPAAGHGHGHAH from the coding sequence ATGGCGAAGATCCTGAAGTTCGACGAGGACGCCCGTCGCGCCCTTGAGCGCGGCGTCAACAAGCTTGCCGACACGGTGAAGGTGACGATCGGTCCCAAGGGCCGCAACGTCGTCATCGACAAGAAGTTCGGCGCCCCGACCATCACCAACGACGGCGTCACCATCGCCCGCGAGGTCGAGATCGAGGACCCGTACGAGAACCTCGGTGCCCAGCTGGTGAAGGAGGTGGCGACCAAGACCAACGACATCGCGGGTGACGGCACCACCACCGCCACCGTGCTCGCCCAGGCGCTCGTGCGCGAGGGCCTGAAGAACGTCGCGGCCGGTGCCTCCCCGGCGCTGCTGAAGAAGGGCATCGACGCCGCGGTCAAGGCCGTCTCGGACGACCTGCTCGCCTCGGCCCGCCCGATCGACGAGAAGTCCGACATCGCCGCCGTGGCCGCGCTGTCCGCCCAGGACCAGCAGGTCGGCGAGCTGATCGCCGAGGCGATGGACAAGGTCGGCAAGGACGGTGTCATCACCGTCGAGGAGTCCAACACCTTCGGTCTGGAGCTGGACTTCACCGAGGGCATGGCCTTCGACAAGGGCTACCTGTCCCCGTACTTCGTCACCGACCAGGAGCGTATGGAGGCCGTCCTCGACGACCCGTACATCCTGATCAACCAGGGCAAGATCTCCTCCATCGCGGACCTGCTCCCGCTGCTGGAGAAGATCATCCAGGCGAACGCCTCCAAGCCCCTGCTGATCATCGCCGAGGACGTCGAGGGCGAGGCCCTGTCGACCCTGGTGGTCAACAAGATCCGCGGCACCTTCAACGCCGTCGCGGTGAAGGCCCCCGGCTTCGGCGACCGCCGCAAGGCGATGCTCCAGGACATGGCCGTCCTCACCGGCGCCACCGTCATCTCCGAGGAGGTCGGCCTCAAGCTCGACCAGGTCGGCCTGGACGTGCTCGGCTCCGCCCGCCGCATCACCGTCACCAAGGACGACACCACCATCGTCGACGGTGCCGGCAAGAAGGACGAGGTCGAGGGCCGCATCGCGCAGATCAAGGCCGAGATCGAGACCACCGACTCCGACTGGGACCGCGAGAAGCTCCAGGAGCGCCTCGCGAAGCTGGCCGGCGGCGTGTGCGTGATCAAGGTCGGCGCCGCCACCGAGGTGGAGCTGAAGGAGAAGAAGCACCGTCTGGAGGACGCCATCTCCGCGACCCGCGCCGCGGTCGAGGAGGGCATCGTCTCCGGTGGTGGCTCCGCCCTGGTGCACGCCGTGAAGGTCCTGGAGGGCAACCTCGACAAGACCGGCGACGAGGCCACCGGTGTCTCGGTCGTCCGCCGCGCCGCCGTCGAGCCGCTGCGCTGGATCGCGGAGAACGCCGGCCTGGAGGGCTACGTCATCGTCTCCAAGGTCGCCGAGCTGGAGAAGGGCAGCGGTTACAACGCCGCCACCGGTGAGTACGGCGACCTGGTCAAGGCCGGCGTCATCGACCCGGTCAAGGTCACCCGCTCCGCCCTGGAGAACGCCGCCTCCATCGCCTCCCTCCTGCTGACGACCGAGACCCTGGTCGTCGAGAAGAAGGAAGAGGAAGAGCCGGCCGCGGGCCACGGCCACGGCCACGCCCACTGA
- a CDS encoding ATP-binding protein: MTTFALRFTATPRGARLARRLASQQMDAWGWPYGTPVHDTVELIVAELAANAVTHGRVPGRDAELRLSRRDGDDQVRIEVHDTRGERLPVVREACTDGDPAAEADGGRGLVLVAALAKEWGVAPRPGAPGKGVWAVVAAAAVEGK, encoded by the coding sequence ATGACCACCTTCGCTCTCCGTTTCACCGCCACGCCCCGTGGTGCCCGGCTGGCCCGGCGGCTCGCCTCTCAGCAGATGGACGCCTGGGGCTGGCCGTACGGCACACCGGTGCACGACACCGTCGAGCTGATCGTCGCCGAGCTGGCCGCCAACGCCGTCACTCACGGCCGGGTGCCGGGCCGGGACGCCGAGTTGCGCCTGTCCCGGCGAGACGGCGACGACCAGGTCAGGATCGAGGTGCACGACACCCGGGGCGAGCGGTTGCCCGTCGTGCGGGAGGCGTGCACGGACGGGGACCCGGCGGCTGAGGCGGACGGCGGGCGGGGACTGGTCCTGGTCGCGGCCCTCGCCAAGGAGTGGGGTGTGGCCCCGCGTCCCGGCGCGCCGGGCAAGGGCGTGTGGGCCGTCGTGGCCGCCGCAGCCGTCGAGGGGAAGTGA
- a CDS encoding helix-turn-helix domain-containing protein, with protein sequence MDTGADSGTGTEEAETGGDFLRCFGRQIKLLREARALTQARLGDLVGYGEAQIAAVEQGRRIPKPDLIDALDRALNAGGVLVAMKGEVAKARYPSFFRRYVQLEAEAVELHAYINHVVKGLLQTEEYARAVFRMWRPLLDEGDIEQGVAARLARQKLFARRPAPLLSFVIDEHVLRRPLGGPQIQRGQLEQLLLYGHQRNVEMQIMPMNREEHAGLSGPFTLIHSQKQRRMAYMEVQGVSALHADPKKVSPLEATYGVLRAQALTPRDSLAFIEKLLGEL encoded by the coding sequence ATGGACACCGGCGCGGACTCGGGCACGGGTACGGAGGAGGCGGAGACCGGCGGGGACTTCCTGCGCTGCTTCGGCCGCCAGATCAAGCTGCTGCGCGAGGCCCGCGCACTCACCCAGGCGCGGCTGGGAGATCTGGTGGGCTACGGCGAGGCCCAGATCGCCGCCGTCGAGCAGGGGCGCCGCATCCCCAAGCCGGACCTGATCGACGCGCTGGACCGGGCGTTGAACGCGGGAGGGGTGCTGGTCGCCATGAAGGGAGAGGTGGCGAAGGCCAGGTATCCGTCGTTCTTCCGCCGGTACGTGCAGCTTGAGGCCGAGGCTGTGGAACTGCACGCCTATATCAACCACGTGGTCAAGGGCCTGTTGCAGACGGAGGAGTACGCGCGGGCGGTCTTCCGGATGTGGCGGCCGTTGCTGGATGAGGGGGATATCGAGCAGGGCGTGGCAGCGCGCCTTGCGCGCCAGAAGTTGTTCGCCCGACGTCCGGCCCCACTGCTGAGCTTCGTCATCGACGAGCATGTTCTCCGGCGGCCGCTGGGCGGGCCTCAGATCCAGCGTGGCCAGTTGGAACAGCTTCTGCTCTACGGTCATCAGCGCAACGTCGAGATGCAGATCATGCCGATGAACCGGGAGGAGCATGCCGGTCTTTCCGGGCCGTTCACATTGATCCATTCACAGAAGCAGCGCAGGATGGCCTACATGGAGGTGCAGGGCGTCAGCGCCTTGCACGCGGATCCGAAGAAGGTCAGCCCGCTGGAAGCGACTTATGGCGTCCTGCGCGCACAGGCGCTGACTCCACGTGATTCCCTGGCCTTCATCGAGAAGCTGTTGGGAGAGCTATGA
- a CDS encoding DUF397 domain-containing protein: MKASSPDSAVGELRWFKSSYSAGDGGDCVEVADAGAVVLIRDSKRPEEAFLSVGSGQWAAFVRMTVRG, from the coding sequence ATGAAGGCAAGCAGCCCGGATTCCGCTGTTGGCGAGCTGCGATGGTTCAAAAGCAGTTACAGCGCGGGCGACGGCGGTGACTGTGTCGAGGTCGCGGACGCCGGTGCCGTCGTGCTGATCCGTGACTCCAAGCGGCCCGAGGAAGCGTTTCTGTCCGTGGGCTCCGGCCAGTGGGCCGCGTTCGTACGGATGACGGTGCGCGGTTGA
- a CDS encoding ester cyclase has translation MTFVQLIECRTSRWDELDRLLDTWAERTGGQRSATHALVGRDRSDGAHVVELVEFPSYEEAMRTSNLPETDEVFRRMVALCDELPVFTDLEVVRDEQFSESAVRRFFGTLTAAGALSPLNDLVDEDCHSHDPVNPQDTIGLDAIRRECRMWRDAFDAVFTVEDVLTQGERACARWRWDAVHRGEFLGIAPTGRRVAMTGTTVFRRGPHGTFAELWWQRDHLGLMQQLGALDELEH, from the coding sequence ATGACCTTCGTACAGCTCATCGAGTGCAGGACGAGCCGGTGGGACGAGCTGGACCGGCTGCTGGACACCTGGGCCGAGCGGACCGGCGGACAGCGGTCCGCCACGCACGCGCTGGTCGGCAGGGACCGCTCGGACGGCGCCCACGTGGTGGAACTGGTGGAGTTCCCCTCGTACGAGGAGGCGATGCGCACCTCGAACCTGCCGGAGACGGACGAGGTCTTCCGCCGCATGGTCGCGCTCTGCGACGAGCTGCCGGTCTTCACCGACCTGGAGGTCGTACGGGACGAGCAGTTCTCCGAGTCGGCGGTGCGCCGGTTCTTCGGGACGCTGACGGCCGCCGGTGCGCTGTCCCCGCTCAACGACCTGGTCGACGAGGACTGCCACAGCCATGATCCGGTCAATCCGCAGGACACCATCGGCCTGGACGCGATCCGGCGCGAGTGCCGGATGTGGCGCGACGCCTTCGACGCCGTCTTCACCGTCGAGGACGTGCTGACCCAGGGCGAGCGCGCCTGCGCCCGCTGGCGGTGGGACGCCGTCCACCGCGGGGAGTTCCTGGGGATCGCGCCCACGGGCCGGCGGGTCGCCATGACCGGCACGACCGTCTTCCGCCGCGGCCCGCACGGCACCTTCGCCGAACTCTGGTGGCAGCGCGACCACCTGGGTCTGATGCAGCAGTTGGGCGCGCTGGACGAGCTGGAGCACTGA
- a CDS encoding SDR family NAD(P)-dependent oxidoreductase has product MTTALITGSTAGIGAAFARRLAADGHNLVLVARDTARLTEQATELHDRHGIEAEVLSADLASDEGIETVAARLGDRKNPVDLLVNNAGFGNKGRYLDVPMADELRMLKVHIEAVLRLTSAATAAMRERGRGGVVNVASVAAFVPRGTYGASKAWVVQFTQGAARDLAGSGVRLMALCPGFVRTEFHQRAGMGTDNIPGWMWLDADKLVAAALADLARGRTVSVPDPRYKALMGLVKVTPRGLLGGVTSKTGRKYGPR; this is encoded by the coding sequence ATGACAACGGCTCTGATTACGGGATCGACCGCGGGCATCGGCGCCGCGTTCGCGCGGCGGCTGGCGGCGGACGGGCACAACCTCGTCCTGGTGGCGCGGGACACCGCGCGGCTGACGGAGCAGGCGACCGAGCTGCACGACCGGCACGGCATCGAGGCCGAGGTGCTGTCGGCCGACCTGGCGTCCGATGAGGGCATCGAGACGGTCGCGGCCCGGCTGGGCGACCGGAAGAACCCGGTCGACCTGCTGGTCAACAATGCCGGCTTCGGCAACAAGGGCCGCTATCTCGACGTGCCGATGGCCGACGAGCTGAGGATGCTCAAGGTGCACATCGAGGCGGTGCTGCGGCTGACGTCGGCGGCGACCGCGGCGATGCGCGAGCGCGGCCGGGGCGGCGTGGTGAACGTGGCCTCGGTGGCGGCGTTCGTGCCGCGCGGCACCTACGGGGCGTCCAAGGCGTGGGTCGTGCAGTTCACCCAGGGCGCGGCGCGGGACCTGGCCGGCAGCGGCGTACGGCTGATGGCGCTGTGCCCCGGCTTCGTGCGCACCGAGTTCCATCAGCGGGCAGGCATGGGCACGGACAACATCCCCGGCTGGATGTGGCTGGACGCGGACAAGCTGGTCGCGGCGGCGCTGGCGGATCTGGCCCGCGGCCGGACCGTCTCGGTCCCCGACCCCCGCTACAAGGCGCTGATGGGCCTGGTCAAGGTCACCCCGCGCGGTCTGCTGGGCGGGGTGACCTCGAAGACGGGCCGCAAGTACGGACCGCGGTGA
- a CDS encoding MOSC domain-containing protein produces the protein MKLLSVNLGRAVPVPYTDQPAGVTGIDKRPVDHAVRVAAPGPKGVGASGLTGDTVCDTRHHGGDDQAVYAMAREDLDDWERELGRALPDGSFGENLTTAGVDVSGALIGERWRIGAPDGPSVLLEVTSGRIPCRTFQGHLGEKGWVRRFTQKGAPGAYLRVLEAGEIRRGDPVRIVHRPDHDVTVALQFRASTTERALLPRLLAAGAALHPESLASARRYADKYATDTADTAG, from the coding sequence ATGAAGCTTCTCTCCGTCAATCTGGGCCGTGCCGTGCCCGTGCCGTACACCGATCAGCCGGCCGGGGTCACCGGCATCGACAAGCGTCCGGTGGACCACGCGGTGCGGGTGGCCGCGCCCGGTCCCAAGGGCGTCGGCGCGAGCGGACTGACCGGGGACACGGTGTGCGACACGCGGCACCACGGCGGCGACGACCAGGCCGTGTACGCGATGGCGCGCGAGGACCTGGACGACTGGGAGCGCGAGCTGGGCCGGGCGCTGCCGGACGGGTCGTTCGGCGAGAACCTGACGACCGCGGGCGTCGACGTGTCGGGCGCGCTGATCGGGGAGCGCTGGCGCATCGGCGCGCCGGACGGCCCCTCGGTGCTGCTGGAGGTCACCTCCGGGCGCATCCCGTGCCGGACCTTCCAGGGCCATCTGGGCGAGAAGGGCTGGGTGCGCAGGTTCACGCAGAAGGGCGCGCCGGGCGCCTATCTGCGGGTGCTCGAAGCCGGTGAGATCCGGCGCGGCGACCCCGTGCGGATCGTGCACCGCCCGGACCACGACGTGACCGTGGCGCTCCAGTTCCGGGCGAGCACCACCGAGCGCGCCCTGCTGCCGCGGCTGCTGGCGGCCGGTGCGGCGCTGCACCCGGAGTCCCTGGCCTCGGCGCGCCGGTACGCGGACAAGTACGCGACGGACACGGCGGACACGGCGGGCTGA
- a CDS encoding LysR family transcriptional regulator, with protein MIEARHLRVLRAVAASGSFSAAARELGCTQPAVSQQMKALEGSAGTPLLVRTGREMRLTEAGEALVRHAGGILAGLTAAEEEVAAIAGLRAGRVRLVSFPSGSSTLVPTALAALRAAHPGTRVSLEEAEPPRSVELLRAGDCDVALAFRYEGAAGAEEWDDLVVRPLLTDRLVGLVPERHPLAGAGSVGIAELAGEPWIAGCPRCRGQLVEVCADAGFTPRIDFATDDYPAVAGLVGAGLGVAVLPQLAIDSVRPRGARTVALEPAVRREIVALTLPDLAQVPAVAATLDELVRAGAG; from the coding sequence GTGATCGAGGCCCGCCATCTGCGCGTCCTGCGCGCCGTCGCCGCCAGCGGATCCTTCTCCGCCGCGGCCCGCGAACTGGGCTGCACCCAGCCCGCCGTCAGCCAGCAGATGAAGGCCCTGGAGGGCTCGGCCGGCACCCCGCTGCTGGTGCGCACCGGCCGCGAGATGCGGCTCACCGAGGCCGGCGAGGCGCTGGTGCGGCACGCCGGGGGCATCCTCGCCGGGCTCACCGCGGCCGAGGAGGAGGTCGCCGCCATCGCCGGGCTGCGCGCGGGCCGGGTCCGCCTGGTCTCCTTCCCCAGCGGCAGCTCCACCCTGGTCCCGACCGCCCTCGCCGCGCTGCGCGCCGCCCACCCCGGCACCCGGGTCTCCCTGGAGGAGGCCGAACCGCCCCGCTCGGTCGAGCTGCTGCGCGCGGGCGACTGCGACGTGGCGCTCGCCTTCCGCTACGAGGGCGCCGCGGGCGCGGAGGAATGGGACGACCTGGTCGTACGGCCGCTGCTGACCGACCGGCTCGTGGGCCTGGTGCCCGAGCGGCACCCGCTGGCCGGCGCGGGATCCGTGGGCATCGCCGAACTCGCCGGCGAGCCGTGGATCGCGGGCTGCCCACGCTGCCGCGGCCAGCTCGTCGAGGTGTGCGCGGACGCCGGCTTCACCCCGCGCATCGACTTCGCCACGGACGACTACCCGGCCGTGGCGGGGCTGGTCGGCGCGGGTCTGGGCGTGGCCGTCCTGCCCCAGCTCGCCATCGACTCCGTACGGCCCCGCGGGGCGCGCACGGTGGCGCTGGAACCGGCGGTGCGCCGGGAGATCGTCGCCCTCACCCTGCCCGATCTGGCCCAGGTCCCGGCGGTGGCGGCCACGCTGGACGAACTGGTGCGCGCCGGGGCCGGATGA
- a CDS encoding WhiB family transcriptional regulator gives MADFSRLPGPNADLWDWQLLAACRGVDSSLFFHPEGERGAARSARENSAKEVCMRCPVRAECAAHALAVREPYGVWGGLTEDEREELMGRARNRLVTASSSSGDAASNT, from the coding sequence ATGGCAGATTTCTCCCGCCTTCCCGGACCGAATGCGGACCTGTGGGACTGGCAGCTGCTGGCTGCCTGCCGCGGAGTGGACAGCTCGCTCTTCTTCCATCCCGAGGGCGAGCGCGGGGCGGCTCGGAGCGCTCGAGAGAACTCGGCCAAGGAGGTCTGCATGAGGTGCCCGGTCCGCGCGGAGTGCGCGGCACACGCCCTGGCGGTGCGCGAACCGTACGGAGTGTGGGGCGGCCTGACCGAGGACGAGCGCGAAGAGCTGATGGGGCGCGCACGCAACCGCCTGGTGACGGCCTCGTCATCGAGCGGCGATGCCGCTTCGAACACCTGA
- a CDS encoding response regulator transcription factor: MTSVLVCDDSPLAREALRRAVATVPGVERVTTAANGEEVLRRWGADRSDLILMDVRMPGLGGVETVRRLLSADPGARIIMLTVAEDLDGVALAVAAGARGYLHKDASRAELRATVTQALADPTWRLAPRRLRSAEMGAAPTLTAREIQVLEGMSHGRSNAEIGRELFLSEDTVKTHARRLFKKLGASDRAHAVALGFRWGLVR, from the coding sequence ATGACATCCGTCCTCGTCTGCGACGACTCCCCGCTTGCCCGAGAGGCGCTCCGCCGCGCGGTCGCGACCGTGCCCGGCGTCGAGCGCGTGACGACGGCGGCCAACGGCGAGGAAGTCCTCCGCCGCTGGGGTGCCGACCGCTCGGACCTCATTCTGATGGACGTGCGCATGCCCGGACTGGGCGGCGTCGAGACCGTGCGGCGGCTGCTGTCCGCCGACCCCGGCGCGCGCATCATCATGCTCACGGTGGCGGAGGACCTGGACGGCGTGGCGCTCGCCGTGGCCGCCGGCGCCCGCGGCTATCTGCACAAGGACGCCTCCCGCGCGGAACTGCGCGCCACGGTGACCCAGGCCCTCGCCGACCCCACCTGGCGGCTCGCCCCGCGCCGGCTGCGCTCGGCCGAGATGGGCGCCGCGCCCACGCTCACCGCGCGTGAGATCCAGGTCCTGGAGGGCATGAGCCACGGCCGTTCCAACGCGGAGATCGGCCGTGAGCTGTTCCTCTCCGAGGACACCGTCAAGACGCACGCCCGGCGGCTGTTCAAGAAGCTCGGCGCCTCCGACCGCGCGCACGCGGTGGCCCTCGGCTTCCGGTGGGGCCTGGTCCGCTAG
- a CDS encoding sigma-70 family RNA polymerase sigma factor, translating into MRDDEAAVAPGAIGALVHRAVDGDEQATHDLLARVHPLALRYCRTRLSRLPGDARHFVEDLAQEVCVAVLLALPRYRDTGRPFEAFVFAIASHKVADLQRAAMRHPGSTAVPSDEMPERPDDSLGPEERALLSSDAEWAKKLLANLPENQRELLLLRIAVGLTAEETGQMLGMSPGAVRVAQHRALSRLRALAEQ; encoded by the coding sequence ATGCGCGACGACGAGGCGGCAGTTGCCCCAGGGGCGATCGGTGCGCTGGTGCACCGCGCCGTCGACGGCGACGAGCAGGCCACGCACGACCTGCTGGCCCGGGTCCACCCGCTCGCGCTGCGCTACTGCCGTACACGTCTGTCCCGCCTGCCGGGCGACGCGCGCCACTTCGTCGAGGACCTCGCCCAGGAGGTCTGCGTCGCCGTCCTGCTCGCCCTGCCGCGCTACCGGGACACCGGCCGCCCCTTCGAGGCGTTCGTCTTCGCCATCGCCTCCCACAAGGTCGCCGACCTCCAGCGCGCGGCGATGCGGCACCCCGGCTCGACCGCCGTGCCCTCCGACGAGATGCCCGAGCGCCCGGACGACTCGCTCGGCCCGGAGGAGCGCGCCCTGCTCAGCAGCGACGCCGAGTGGGCCAAGAAGCTGCTGGCCAACCTCCCCGAGAACCAGCGCGAACTGCTGCTCCTGCGCATCGCGGTCGGCCTGACCGCGGAGGAGACCGGACAGATGTTGGGAATGTCACCGGGCGCGGTCCGGGTGGCCCAGCACCGGGCGCTGAGCAGGCTGCGGGCCCTCGCCGAGCAGTGA